The following are encoded together in the Scytonema millei VB511283 genome:
- the atpC gene encoding ATP synthase F1 subunit epsilon produces the protein MTLTVRVISPDKTVWDAPAEEVILPSTTGQLGILSGHAPLLTALDTAVMRVRPDKGQSWVAIALMGGFAEVESDEVTILVNGAERGDKIDMDAARAAYNEAQTKLNQVQGASRQEQIQATQAFKRARARFQAAGGMVTV, from the coding sequence GACAGTTCGTGTAATTTCCCCAGACAAGACTGTTTGGGATGCTCCAGCTGAAGAAGTGATTTTACCCAGTACCACCGGACAGTTGGGTATTCTCAGCGGACATGCTCCCTTATTAACTGCCCTCGATACTGCCGTGATGCGCGTCCGTCCTGACAAAGGGCAAAGTTGGGTGGCGATCGCCCTTATGGGTGGATTTGCCGAAGTCGAGAGCGATGAGGTGACAATTCTCGTCAACGGTGCAGAACGTGGCGACAAAATCGATATGGATGCCGCCCGCGCTGCATACAACGAAGCCCAAACTAAGCTCAACCAAGTTCAAGGCGCTTCTCGTCAAGAACAGATCCAAGCTACTCAAGCGTTTAAACGCGCTCGGGCTAGGTTTCAAGCCGCAGGTGGCATGGTTACAGTTTAG